Within Salvia splendens isolate huo1 chromosome 21, SspV2, whole genome shotgun sequence, the genomic segment AGTCCGGGTGCTGGATCGAAAAGTCCTATGGCACGATGGCCGACCCATGGAACACGTTTTAGTACGATGGTCCGACGGGACCGATTCGCCTACGTGGGAGCCGACCGAGTTGGTGCAGAAACGTTTTCCTAATgtgctccttgaggacaaggaggttGCTTTGGGGGAGGGGGTTGATACGATTCCCCAATGCACGAATGATGAGGCGGAGGTGGACGCGTCGGAGGAGCACGGGACGACTCCGCAATGCACGAACGACGCGTCAGAAGAGCTTGGAACAGGCGACGTAGCGCGCGAAGAGCAATCTATCGCGAGATCGAAGCCCACGAGGAACCGACGCCCTCCCGAGAGGCTCGGCGACTTTGTTCCTAAATAagtcgttttttttattttatttaattttatagttttatttGTCGGTTTATTTTATTGCAAAAACAATtgcttttgctatttattttacGTAAGtgtcgagcgtaattataagctccgtttcgggttttctttgttggttctttcccgagatgaattaggattaggagtcgaaccaaccctagggtccttagtctataaatagggcgtTTTGTTCATTATTTCCATCgtgaataaaattattaatttggcCCAAGTATCGTTTACTATCTAAACCTAATTGACGCCCTGCCCGACGGGAGAAGCATCCCGCGCACAGGAGCTGATCAACGTCCGCCGACCCAACCTTGGGCGCCGGAGAGTGACTGTTCATCGACGACAGTGATCGTCGAAGCGTTGAGGGAGCAAAACCCTTAACAATATACcccaaccgatgtgggaattgagtctgtAACATAGtgaaagtacatgaatcatgtgactaaagaggatctgtgattGCCTTGCACTagatttgaaattatagagagacctatgagtccaatacAGAGGAACCTTTGAGTCCAagtacagagggaccttcgggtcatagaggaatcccagGCAGATACCAGACTTGATTTGCCACAgaataattaattgaatatagaggcatatgcatatggatTGAAACTGATTATGGTTATGGGTGCTGATTTagaatattttgtaaataagctAATAAATGAACTATAGTATTTGGATGGAAGCTAATAAATGATGGATTTTGTAACTATAGTATTTGGATTGTGATGTAATCAATATGTGATTTATTTATTCTAATCTGTATTTGTTTATTATAAGCACATAAGTTAGAGGGGTTGGGATGTGACATTtcgatggtatcagagcggggatAGATTCCTGCTGGGCATGACCTTCATGGATACAATAGTAGATGTTTTGGTTATAAAGTgcatttgaatttgaattatcaTGAACTTGTGTTATCCAAGAGAGTGTGGTCATCCATAGTACATCAATGTTTAATTATACGAGTATTTAGTACTATTTGTTGTATCACATGGAAGAGATAGACAAGACATTTTTGTGAAGAACACAATTTACAGTTGGTATTGATTTTTTCTAAACTATGAAGAATGGATATCCAGTCATGTAATAAGTTCCAAAATGTTTACCTGAAAACGAGCATCATGTGAACTTATATAGTTTCGTGGACCTTGTGTCAATCTCTCGAAgctaagaattttttttttttataatatgatTTCTTTAAATGTCTTTGTTGAAActatttttgtgtttatttcATGTCAAAGGATTATCAAAGTGTGGAGTAGAGTTCTCTACGACAGAGTAGGAATTCCATACGATCCAAATCTTTATAAGGGcaacttttttttcaaattgTTCAATGTAGTTGGTAAAAGTATTAATGACTTATGATGGACATAATTAAGCAATATGAGAAACTaagaaaaatatgttttttttcacATATGATATTGGtcaataatttatttgataTATGAGAATAATGAATTTTCGGCTCTCATTGCCATCCCTTCTTATTTTCACTCTCATTTTCATTCCCTTTCGGCTTTTCGTCATCCACTTTCGGCTTTCCGTCATCCTCTTTCGGCTCTTCCTCATCATCAATCGGGACGACTTCCTCATTCGGCTCGTCGTCCGCCCCTTTCGGCCCGTCGTCATCCCCTTTCGGCTCATCCTTCTTAGTATCACTCTCATTGTTATCCCCTTTCGGCTTGTCGTCATCCCCTTTATGCTTTCCGTCATCCTCTTTCAGCTCTTCCTCAACGTCAATCGGCGTGACGTCCTCATTTGGCTCGTCGTCCTCCCCTTTCAGCCCGTTGTCATCCCATTTCGGCTCGTCCTTCTTAGTATCACTCTCATTGTCATCCCCTTTCGGCTTGTCGTCATCCCATTTTGGCTTTCCGTCATCCTCTTTCGGCTCTTCCTCATCATCAATCGGCGCGACGTCCTCATTCGGCTCGTCGTCCTCCCCTTTCAGCCCATCGTCATCCCCTTTCGGCTCATCCTTCTTAGTATCACTCTCATTGTCATCCCCTTTTGGCTTTCTGTCATCCTCTTTCTGCTCTTCCTAATCATCAATCGGCGTGACTTCCTCAACCTGCTAGTCGTCATCCCCTTTCAGCCTGTCGTCATCCCCTTTTGGCTCATCCTTCTTAGTATCACTCTCATTGTTATCCCCTTTCAGCTTGTCGTCATCCCCTTTCGACTTTCCGTCATCCTCTTTCGGCTCTTCCTAATCATCAATCGGCGCGACGTCGTCATTCGGCTCGTAGTCCTCCTCTTTCGGCATATCGTCATCCCCTTTCGGCTCATCCTTCTTAGTATCACTCATAGTTATCCCCTTTCGGCTTGTCGTCATCCCCTTTCGGCTTTCCGTCATCCTCTTTCGGCTCTTCCTCATCATCAATCAGCGTGACGTCCTCATTCGGCTCGTCGTCCTCCCCTTTCGCCCCGTCGTCATCCCCTTTCGGCTCATCCTTCTTAGtatcattctcattctcatccCCTTTCGGCTTTCCATCATCCTCTTTCGGCTCTTCCTCATCATCAATCGGAGCGACGTCATCAACCGGCTCGTCTTCCTCCCCTTTCGGCTCGTCGTCATCCCCTTTCGGTTATCCTTCTTAGTATCACTCTCATTGTCATCCCCTTTCGGCTTGTCGTGATCCACTTTCGGCTTTCCGTCATCCTCTTTCGGCTCTTCCTCATCATCAATCGGCGCGGCGTCCTCATTTGGCTCGTTGTCCTCCCCTTTGGGCCCGTTGTCATCCCTTTTCGACTAATCCTTCTTAGTATAACTCTCATTGTCATCCCCTTTCGGCTTTCTGTCATCCTCTTTCGGATCTTCCTCATCATCAATAAGTGCGACTTCCTCAACCGACTCGTCGTCCTCCCCATTTCGGGTCGTCATCCCCTTTCGGCTCGTCCTTCTTAGTATCACTCTCATTGTCAACCCCTTTCGGCTTGTCCTTCTTAGTATCACTCTCATTGTCAACCCCTTTCGGCTTGTCGTCATCCACTTTCAGCTTTCCGTCATCCTCCTTCGGTCCTTCCTCATCATCAATCGGCGCGACTTCCTCAACCGGCTCGTCGTCCTGCC encodes:
- the LOC121784114 gene encoding prostatic spermine-binding protein-like — encoded protein: MREEQKEDDRKPKGDDNESDTKKDEPKGDDDGLKGEDDEPNEDVAPIDDEEEPKEDDGKPKWDDDKPKGDDNESDTKKDEPKWDDNGLKGEDDEPNEDVTPIDVEEELKEDDGKHKGDDDKPKGDNNESDTKKDEPKGDDDGPKGADDEPNEEVVPIDDEEEPKEDDGKPKVDDEKPKGNENESENKKGWQ
- the LOC121784115 gene encoding prostatic spermine-binding protein-like — translated: MKETKRAVFVQSNSNEQITTAAELPNRNGNGNDTVTKPKVDDDKPKGDDNESDTKKDEPKGDDDGQKGQDDEPVEEVAPIDDEEGPKEDDGKLKVDDDKPKGVDNESDTKKDKPKGVDNESDTKKDEPKGDDDPKWGGRRVGDDDEPKGEEDEPVDDVAPIDDEEEPKEDDGKPKGDENENDTKKDEPKGDDDGAKGEDDEPNEDVTLIDDEEEPKEDDGKPKGDDDKPKGDNYE